One region of candidate division WOR-3 bacterium genomic DNA includes:
- a CDS encoding S9 family peptidase, producing MRIYQIVTFFIVLTTMIRGDVNRYRKDNLLLENIPEIPIQVVSRLQPYQNVRAASFQDWLPQDAGILIRTRFGESSQIHVVESPGGMRRQITFFDEPVDECRVCPDPRKTVLLFTKDSAGNEVHQIYEHNYATGSYKMLSDGETKNNSVVWSRKGDIFAFRSDKRNRRDYDIYLGDLRGKQSFRCILKEGGYWYPVEFSPDDRKLLVKKYVSSDESYYYIIDLKNQKATPICSDTNKIAYGAARWSPDMRGIYVVSDKFSDFRQLLYLDLQKGDFEILTKQIAWDVGEVEISPAGTDLAFTGNEKGFSRLYLMDMRTRALSRVSLPDAQIYNLTFKPNGDELAITLNRPTQPGDVYTLNLRTKKFLRWTCSEVGGLDTLSFVSPRLIYYETFDSVQGQPRTIPAYYYEPKKFKPPYPVLIECHGGPAVQKKPYFSYLFQFFLNDMGIAVIAPNVRGSTGYGREYMMLDDGYNRENSVKDIGALLDWIKEQPQLDRRRVAISGASYGGYMALAAMVHYGDRLTCGVDILGISNFVTFLENTGKYRQDLRREEYGDERDPKMHDFLSRISPLTNANLIKKPMFIVQGLNDPRVPVSEAEQIVQAMRKNNVEVWYLLAEDEGHGFGKKSNRNFFQQAMTLFLEKYLIKKK from the coding sequence ATGAGAATATATCAAATAGTAACATTTTTCATTGTTTTAACGACCATGATCCGCGGTGATGTCAACCGCTACCGAAAAGACAACCTGCTGCTGGAGAACATACCGGAAATACCGATCCAGGTTGTTTCCCGTCTGCAGCCCTACCAGAACGTCCGGGCCGCGTCATTCCAGGACTGGCTGCCGCAGGATGCAGGGATTTTAATAAGAACAAGATTTGGCGAGTCAAGCCAGATCCATGTTGTAGAGTCGCCCGGAGGCATGCGCCGTCAAATTACCTTCTTCGACGAACCGGTCGATGAATGCAGGGTATGTCCTGATCCAAGAAAAACGGTACTGCTCTTTACCAAAGATTCGGCCGGTAATGAGGTTCATCAAATATATGAACATAACTACGCAACCGGCTCCTACAAAATGTTGAGCGACGGAGAAACAAAGAATAATTCTGTAGTATGGTCGAGGAAGGGCGACATCTTCGCTTTTCGCTCCGATAAACGCAACCGGCGAGACTATGATATCTATCTTGGGGACCTGCGCGGCAAACAGAGTTTCCGGTGCATCCTCAAGGAAGGAGGCTATTGGTACCCCGTTGAATTTTCACCTGACGACCGCAAGCTGCTGGTCAAGAAATACGTATCCTCGGACGAGTCGTACTACTACATAATCGATTTGAAGAATCAAAAGGCAACACCAATATGCAGTGATACGAACAAGATCGCCTACGGAGCCGCCCGCTGGTCGCCCGACATGCGGGGAATATACGTTGTCTCGGATAAGTTCAGCGACTTCCGACAACTGTTATACCTTGATCTACAAAAAGGGGATTTCGAAATACTGACAAAGCAGATCGCCTGGGATGTCGGTGAGGTCGAAATATCCCCGGCAGGGACCGATCTTGCCTTCACCGGTAACGAGAAAGGTTTCAGCAGGCTATATCTTATGGACATGAGAACCCGCGCCCTCAGCCGCGTGAGCCTGCCGGATGCGCAGATATATAATCTGACGTTCAAGCCCAACGGCGACGAACTCGCGATCACTCTGAACAGGCCGACCCAACCCGGTGATGTGTACACACTGAATCTAAGAACGAAGAAATTTCTGCGGTGGACATGCAGCGAGGTCGGCGGGCTGGATACGCTATCGTTCGTGTCACCGAGACTGATATACTACGAAACATTTGACAGCGTCCAGGGGCAGCCCCGTACCATTCCCGCCTACTACTACGAACCGAAAAAATTCAAGCCACCGTATCCCGTATTGATCGAATGCCACGGAGGCCCGGCCGTGCAGAAAAAACCGTATTTTTCGTATTTGTTCCAGTTCTTCCTCAATGATATGGGCATCGCGGTTATCGCGCCAAACGTTCGCGGCTCGACCGGCTACGGACGGGAATACATGATGCTCGACGACGGCTACAACAGAGAAAACTCGGTGAAGGACATCGGCGCCCTACTCGACTGGATAAAGGAACAGCCGCAACTCGACCGCCGGCGTGTCGCCATCAGCGGCGCTTCATACGGCGGGTACATGGCACTCGCGGCAATGGTTCACTACGGTGACCGATTGACATGCGGGGTCGACATTCTCGGCATCAGTAATTTTGTCACGTTCCTTGAAAATACCGGCAAATACCGCCAGGACCTGCGCCGTGAGGAATACGGCGATGAGCGCGATCCAAAAATGCACGATTTCCTCTCCCGCATATCGCCGCTAACCAACGCAAACCTTATAAAGAAACCCATGTTCATCGTACAGGGGCTCAACGACCCAAGAGTACCGGTCTCCGAGGCCGAGCAGATCGTCCAGGCAATGCGCAAGAATAATGTTGAAGTCTGGTATCTGCTGGCTGAGGATGAGGGGCACGGTTTTGGTAAAAAATCGAACCGGAATTTTTTCCAGCAGGCAATGACCTTGTTCCTGGAAAAGTATTTGATAAAGAAGAAATAA
- a CDS encoding undecaprenyl-diphosphate phosphatase, producing the protein MAASEKTTRQRIAPHQQSHQSIYDRGIAGNDHFMIKTVILGIVQGLTEFLPVSSSGHLAILENMLGITEPMTIAVFLHFGTFIAIIVFFFKPLRELVQGILTGDRESISYAGKIIVGTIPIVAAGIFFRSWVAGAFNNTNVVAVLLGVTGAVVLLTGVVTKKQKQVTMTSAIWIGIGQMLAILPGISRSGMTISAGMFSGTAPERAFRFSFLLAIPAILGANLFELRNVSDITNLPELMIGTLCSFVSGLAALSVLRRTVYRRFHLFGIYCLIISVTLLIFQP; encoded by the coding sequence ATGGCGGCTTCTGAAAAAACCACCCGCCAGCGCATTGCACCTCATCAGCAATCTCATCAAAGCATCTATGATCGTGGGATTGCTGGCAATGATCATTTCATGATCAAAACGGTAATATTGGGAATCGTTCAGGGACTTACCGAGTTTCTGCCTGTTTCGAGCTCTGGACATCTTGCCATTTTAGAGAATATGCTCGGTATCACCGAACCGATGACCATTGCGGTATTTCTGCATTTCGGCACTTTCATTGCTATCATCGTCTTTTTCTTCAAACCACTCAGAGAACTTGTTCAAGGAATCCTCACCGGCGACCGCGAGAGTATCTCTTATGCCGGTAAAATTATCGTCGGCACCATCCCGATTGTGGCTGCCGGGATATTCTTCAGATCATGGGTTGCCGGAGCTTTCAATAACACGAATGTTGTTGCCGTCCTGCTTGGTGTAACAGGTGCGGTTGTACTACTAACTGGTGTAGTAACTAAGAAACAAAAGCAAGTAACCATGACCTCGGCGATATGGATCGGTATTGGCCAGATGCTCGCGATTCTACCGGGCATATCCAGGTCGGGAATGACGATTTCGGCCGGGATGTTTTCGGGAACAGCTCCGGAGCGCGCCTTCCGTTTTTCTTTTCTTCTGGCCATCCCGGCGATTCTCGGCGCCAACCTCTTCGAATTGAGAAACGTATCGGACATCACCAACCTGCCCGAATTAATGATCGGCACGCTTTGCAGTTTTGTTAGCGGGCTAGCAGCCTTGTCGGTTCTACGGCGCACAGTATACAGGAGATTTCATCTCTTCGGCATTTATTGCCTGATTATTAGTGTAACACTACTGATATTTCAACCATGA
- the ruvX gene encoding Holliday junction resolvase RuvX, with protein MTRIMAIDYGQKRVGVAITDPLCTIPQPLLTIKPKSVADLIKRLKCIVDENNVGLIIVGNPVSMRGEPTEISRQIERFIKRLKRQLDIDVEKWDERYLSKYAVNKFKEAGLSMKKGDIDRVAASLMLEEYLLTRRS; from the coding sequence ATGACGAGAATTATGGCAATCGATTACGGTCAGAAAAGGGTCGGCGTGGCCATTACCGATCCGTTGTGCACAATACCCCAACCGCTGTTGACGATAAAACCGAAGTCGGTTGCTGATTTAATAAAACGACTTAAGTGTATCGTAGATGAAAACAACGTAGGTCTGATAATTGTGGGAAATCCAGTCTCGATGCGTGGCGAGCCTACAGAGATCAGCCGTCAGATCGAACGTTTCATAAAGAGGCTAAAGCGCCAGCTCGATATCGACGTTGAAAAATGGGACGAACGCTATCTGAGCAAATATGCGGTTAACAAATTCAAAGAGGCCGGATTGAGCATGAAGAAAGGGGACATCGACCGCGTTGCTGCTTCGCTCATGCTTGAAGAATACCTGCTCACAAGGCGGTCATGA
- the tdh gene encoding L-threonine 3-dehydrogenase, protein MPKMKAVVKIKRAPGAEIIDIDVPTPGPDDVLVKVLATSICGTDLHIYEWNEWAQGRIKNIPQVMGHELCGEIVQTGKNVKNLKKGDNISAETHIACGHCYLCHTGNAHICVNGRIFGVDINGVFAEYAVVPAPNAWILDNRIHKDFASVMEPLGNAVHTVLAGEITGNTVLITGCGPIGLMSIAVSRVCGATKIIATEINDFRIGLAQKVGADVVLNPRKDKVVSRVLEETDGLGVDVVLEMSGNPTAIIDAFGALRPGGRYSILGIPDKPMEIDVGKHIVFKYATVQGINGRLMFSTWHKTARFLSSGRLDLQPIITHRLRLDEYEKGMELMRQGNCGKILLYP, encoded by the coding sequence ATGCCAAAAATGAAGGCCGTAGTAAAGATAAAACGCGCACCGGGTGCCGAAATCATCGACATAGACGTACCGACACCCGGCCCTGATGATGTTCTGGTAAAGGTCCTGGCAACTTCGATATGCGGGACTGATCTGCATATCTATGAGTGGAACGAGTGGGCGCAGGGCCGGATCAAGAACATACCTCAAGTCATGGGGCATGAACTTTGCGGCGAAATCGTGCAGACAGGCAAGAACGTAAAGAATTTGAAGAAAGGCGATAACATATCAGCGGAGACCCATATTGCCTGCGGGCACTGCTATCTGTGCCATACCGGCAACGCCCATATCTGCGTCAACGGCCGCATATTCGGGGTCGACATTAACGGTGTATTCGCGGAATACGCGGTAGTACCCGCACCGAATGCGTGGATCCTGGACAATCGTATTCACAAAGACTTCGCGTCGGTAATGGAGCCGCTCGGCAATGCGGTGCATACGGTACTGGCCGGCGAGATCACCGGCAATACTGTTCTCATCACCGGATGCGGCCCGATCGGACTCATGAGCATCGCGGTGTCACGGGTTTGCGGCGCCACAAAGATAATCGCAACAGAAATAAATGACTTCCGCATCGGCCTCGCCCAAAAAGTCGGCGCCGATGTCGTACTCAACCCCAGGAAAGACAAAGTCGTTTCGAGAGTTCTCGAAGAAACGGATGGACTCGGCGTTGATGTCGTTTTAGAAATGTCCGGTAATCCAACGGCAATCATCGACGCATTCGGAGCTTTGAGACCTGGTGGGCGCTACTCGATCCTCGGTATACCCGACAAACCAATGGAAATAGATGTCGGCAAACACATTGTATTCAAGTATGCTACAGTGCAGGGCATTAACGGCCGGCTGATGTTCTCCACCTGGCACAAGACAGCAAGATTCTTAAGTTCTGGCCGGCTCGATCTCCAACCCATCATAACTCATCGATTGCGCCTCGATGAATATGAGAAAGGAATGGAATTGATGAGGCAGGGTAATTGCGGCAAGATACTG
- a CDS encoding NAD(P)H-dependent oxidoreductase — protein MKILVGYYSRSGNTKKMAEAIARGIADEGMACDVKQISDISVDELLHYEGLIFGSPTYYGQMAAELKKLFDDSVKHHGKLTGKVGGAFTSSGMMGGGGETTIFSIFEALLIHGMIIAGDAKIQHYGPLAVGAPDKEADKTCTKYGKKIAVLTKKLFGN, from the coding sequence ATGAAAATTCTGGTTGGTTATTATTCACGCAGCGGCAACACAAAAAAGATGGCCGAGGCGATCGCCAGAGGTATCGCGGACGAAGGCATGGCATGCGACGTGAAACAGATCTCCGATATCAGCGTTGACGAACTGCTGCACTATGAAGGGCTCATCTTTGGCTCGCCGACCTACTACGGTCAGATGGCAGCCGAGTTGAAAAAGCTGTTTGATGACAGCGTAAAACACCACGGCAAACTGACCGGCAAAGTCGGTGGTGCTTTCACTTCGAGCGGCATGATGGGCGGTGGCGGAGAGACTACGATTTTCAGCATCTTCGAAGCCTTGCTCATCCACGGCATGATCATTGCCGGTGATGCTAAAATACAGCACTACGGACCGCTTGCTGTTGGCGCACCGGACAAAGAAGCCGACAAGACTTGCACGAAATACGGCAAAAAGATCGCCGTGCTGACTAAGAAACTCTTCGGCAACTAA
- a CDS encoding geranylgeranylglycerol-phosphate geranylgeranyltransferase, with amino-acid sequence MAYLRIIRPVNCIITSISVLVGGWIAKEIFLSGNLVIAALIGFAVCAFGNLINDIKDIEIDRINNPTRPLPSGKVKKNFIWLMAFASMIGSAIASFFLGTIPFLVVIAAIILLIFYSVYLKKTVFGNITVALIAGLSFIFGGVVANNILSIVPAIFSILIHMPREILKDVIDMKGDRMTGAVTLPILVGPMQAYNISAIFLSVLCLMLPIPYITGILDATYIIIILAGAYPLLIYIIWRLLKKPPASALHLISNLIKASMIVGLLAMIIS; translated from the coding sequence GTGGCATATTTACGCATTATTCGTCCGGTGAACTGTATCATTACTTCCATATCTGTACTGGTCGGTGGGTGGATAGCAAAAGAAATCTTCCTGTCGGGCAATCTAGTCATAGCCGCGCTCATCGGTTTTGCCGTATGCGCCTTTGGCAACCTCATAAACGACATCAAAGACATAGAAATAGACCGAATCAACAATCCAACGCGCCCCCTTCCATCGGGCAAAGTGAAGAAGAATTTTATCTGGCTCATGGCGTTCGCATCCATGATTGGCTCGGCGATAGCCTCTTTTTTTCTGGGGACAATTCCATTTCTGGTCGTAATTGCGGCGATTATTCTGCTCATCTTCTATTCCGTATATCTGAAGAAAACCGTCTTCGGCAATATCACCGTGGCTTTAATTGCGGGACTCAGTTTCATTTTTGGAGGGGTTGTAGCCAATAATATTCTGTCTATTGTCCCCGCGATATTTTCAATATTGATCCATATGCCGCGCGAAATCCTGAAGGATGTGATCGATATGAAGGGCGACAGAATGACCGGCGCCGTTACGCTTCCGATCCTGGTAGGCCCCATGCAGGCGTACAACATCAGCGCCATCTTCCTGAGCGTCTTGTGTCTGATGCTTCCCATACCGTACATCACCGGTATACTTGACGCGACATATATCATCATCATCCTTGCCGGAGCATACCCTCTGCTTATCTATATCATATGGCGGCTTCTGAAAAAACCACCCGCCAGCGCATTGCACCTCATCAGCAATCTCATCAAAGCATCTATGATCGTGGGATTGCTGGCAATGATCATTTCATGA
- the mltG gene encoding endolytic transglycosylase MltG yields the protein MNKRLLIFTLVLLILVAWWQPLTLGRTEVTIPDNASAREIAVFLADQNIVRNVDEFLFWLKVSGQERQLKAGTYELYKYKNPLYLINQLRSGGRSEIIVTIPEGSTIRETGQILADHGLVDYTRFIQLCSDDSLIDALGLNMRSLEGYLFPDTYSLSVMQSEEAVITMMVRNFLRRVPKYGLKSADSLHRAVILASIVEREAKYEEERPIIARVFLNRLNSNRPLESCATIFYILKTAENPVSKQKLTDQDLKISSPYNTYLHLGLPPGPICSPGESSIKAAITPADVDYLYFVARGDGRHHFSRTYREHALAKDRYQ from the coding sequence ATGAACAAGAGATTGCTGATATTTACACTCGTATTGTTGATTCTCGTGGCTTGGTGGCAGCCCTTGACCCTGGGACGGACCGAAGTTACGATCCCGGACAATGCGAGCGCGCGGGAGATCGCGGTCTTCCTCGCAGATCAAAATATTGTCCGGAACGTAGACGAATTCTTGTTCTGGTTGAAAGTTTCGGGACAGGAGAGACAGCTAAAAGCGGGCACCTACGAACTGTACAAGTACAAAAATCCTCTATATTTGATCAACCAGCTCAGGAGTGGTGGAAGATCTGAGATAATCGTCACGATACCAGAGGGCTCGACAATACGCGAAACCGGACAGATCCTCGCTGATCACGGATTGGTTGATTATACACGGTTCATCCAATTGTGCAGCGATGACAGCCTGATCGATGCGCTCGGATTGAACATGAGGTCGCTTGAGGGTTATCTTTTCCCTGATACCTATTCTCTCAGCGTCATGCAGAGCGAGGAAGCGGTGATCACGATGATGGTTCGCAACTTTCTGCGCCGGGTTCCGAAATACGGGCTCAAAAGTGCTGATTCTTTGCACCGGGCCGTTATTCTGGCGTCGATTGTGGAAAGGGAAGCAAAATATGAAGAGGAGAGGCCGATCATCGCCCGTGTGTTTTTGAACCGTCTGAATTCAAACAGGCCGCTGGAGTCGTGCGCGACGATCTTTTACATTTTGAAAACGGCCGAAAATCCCGTTTCCAAACAGAAACTAACCGACCAAGACCTCAAAATTAGCTCACCATACAATACATATCTGCATCTTGGACTGCCTCCAGGGCCGATATGCTCGCCGGGTGAGAGTTCAATAAAGGCAGCAATAACGCCAGCCGATGTTGATTACCTTTACTTCGTGGCAAGGGGTGATGGACGGCATCATTTTTCCCGGACTTATCGGGAACACGCCCTCGCAAAGGACCGGTACCAATGA